A region of Mammaliicoccus sp. Dog046 DNA encodes the following proteins:
- a CDS encoding PTS sugar transporter subunit IIC yields MGNLKSFFNRTIIDGLSYMALGLFSTLIVGLIIETLGHTLNTYFDTSLLIEIGKLAQQLTGAGVGVAVSYGLGASPLIIFATAVTGMYGYEQGGAVGSYLSSVFASELGRFYSGKTKIDIILSPILTLIIGTCIAKFIAPFIDVFMKQLGSWIQLSTEQQPLLMGMFVSLLVGITLSSPISSAALSLMLGLSGTAAAAATIGGCCHMIGFAVTSYKDNGISGVIAHGIGTSKLQIPNYLKQPFILIPPVVASIIVAPIMTVFWPMENNAAGAGMGSSGLVGQIMTIKTMGSSTEVWLQIAFFHFLLPAVISLFVYHILKKYNIIKDGQQKLMIGSVKK; encoded by the coding sequence ATGGGGAATTTAAAATCTTTTTTTAATAGGACGATTATTGATGGATTGAGTTATATGGCACTAGGTTTATTTAGTACATTAATTGTAGGTCTCATTATTGAAACGTTGGGACATACTTTAAATACATATTTCGATACGTCCTTATTAATAGAAATTGGCAAACTTGCTCAGCAGTTAACTGGTGCAGGTGTAGGGGTGGCAGTGAGTTATGGATTAGGTGCTTCACCGCTAATCATTTTTGCAACAGCAGTAACAGGTATGTACGGTTATGAGCAAGGTGGTGCAGTTGGTAGTTATTTATCATCTGTATTTGCCAGTGAACTTGGTCGGTTTTATTCTGGTAAGACTAAAATTGATATTATTTTATCGCCAATTTTAACTTTAATAATTGGTACGTGTATAGCAAAATTTATAGCACCATTTATAGATGTATTTATGAAACAACTAGGAAGTTGGATTCAATTAAGCACGGAACAACAGCCATTATTAATGGGTATGTTTGTTAGTTTACTTGTTGGTATTACGTTAAGTAGTCCAATTTCAAGTGCAGCATTATCGTTAATGCTAGGTTTAAGTGGTACAGCCGCTGCTGCTGCAACAATCGGTGGTTGTTGTCACATGATTGGATTTGCGGTTACGAGTTATAAAGATAATGGTATTTCAGGTGTCATCGCGCATGGTATCGGAACGAGTAAATTACAAATTCCAAATTACTTGAAGCAACCATTTATTTTAATTCCACCTGTTGTGGCAAGTATAATTGTGGCGCCTATTATGACAGTATTCTGGCCGATGGAGAACAATGCAGCGGGTGCTGGAATGGGGTCAAGTGGACTTGTAGGTCAAATTATGACAATAAAAACAATGGGTTCAAGTACTGAAGTTTGGTTACAGATTGCCTTTTTCCACTTTTTATTACCAGCAGTAATCAGTCTGTTTGTTTACCACATACTCAAAAAATATAATATAATTAAAGACGGGCAACAAAAATTAATGATTGGAAGTGTGAAAAAATGA
- a CDS encoding thioredoxin family protein produces the protein MKQLTSMEEFKTLTNEPTIFMFTASWCPDCHFIDPELPDLEAKYNQYQFVSVDRDQFIDLCQEVDVMGIPSFIAYDKQQELGRYVGKERKTIPQISEFIDGLTK, from the coding sequence ATGAAACAATTAACATCAATGGAAGAATTTAAAACATTAACAAATGAACCTACTATTTTTATGTTTACAGCATCTTGGTGTCCGGATTGTCATTTTATTGATCCTGAATTACCAGATTTAGAAGCTAAATATAATCAATATCAATTTGTTTCAGTTGATAGAGATCAATTTATCGATTTATGCCAAGAAGTTGATGTCATGGGTATTCCTAGTTTTATTGCATATGATAAACAACAAGAACTTGGTAGATATGTCGGCAAAGAAAGAAAAACAATTCCACAAATCAGTGAATTTATAGATGGATTAACAAAATAA
- a CDS encoding DUF1444 domain-containing protein produces the protein MNVFQMRDLLKQRLKSLNANFKFDREDESLRIERVDNQKGLSVKLAPIIAKYKDNGDKTIDEIVYYVTETINAMQDESTKEVNKIEILPVIRSTSFHKETKEGRLFIIDEHTAETNIYYALDLGNTYRLIDESMRTDLKLTNEQIKEQALFNIKKRPTTYKTDELQGNIFYFVNTNDGYDASRILNQSFLKDVFNNIEGEMLLATPHQDVLVICDIRNEIGYDIVAQMTMQFFQNGLVPITSLSFSYTPEKDLEPIFILGKNHSRKRNQEVIDRLEKNREIFKQMKSNEKK, from the coding sequence ATGAATGTCTTTCAAATGAGAGATTTATTGAAGCAAAGATTGAAATCATTAAATGCAAATTTTAAATTTGATCGCGAAGATGAAAGTTTAAGAATCGAGCGAGTTGATAATCAAAAAGGTCTCTCTGTTAAATTAGCACCAATCATTGCTAAGTATAAAGACAACGGTGATAAAACGATTGATGAAATTGTTTATTACGTAACAGAGACGATTAATGCAATGCAAGATGAATCTACTAAAGAAGTTAATAAAATAGAAATACTACCTGTTATACGTTCAACGAGTTTCCATAAAGAAACGAAAGAGGGGAGACTCTTTATAATCGATGAACATACGGCAGAAACAAATATTTACTATGCTTTGGATTTAGGCAATACGTATCGTCTTATCGATGAATCAATGCGTACGGACCTCAAATTAACAAACGAACAAATTAAAGAACAAGCTTTATTTAATATTAAAAAAAGACCAACAACATATAAAACTGATGAATTACAAGGTAATATATTCTACTTTGTAAATACGAATGACGGTTATGATGCATCACGCATTTTAAATCAATCATTTTTAAAAGATGTTTTTAATAATATTGAGGGAGAAATGCTTCTAGCGACACCTCATCAAGATGTACTAGTAATATGTGATATTAGAAATGAAATTGGCTATGATATTGTGGCACAAATGACTATGCAATTTTTCCAAAATGGTCTCGTACCGATTACATCATTATCGTTCTCGTACACACCTGAAAAAGATTTAGAACCTATATTTATTTTAGGGAAAAATCATTCACGTAAACGAAACCAAGAAGTGATTGATCGACTTGAAAAAAACAGGGAAATATTTAAACAAATGAAATCAAATGAGAAGAAATGA
- the ytpR gene encoding YtpR family tRNA-binding protein has product MNLFYNKHGVGDVLMVTIEPTNENLEYTLKKDITIIKSDDKIVGFNIFNASKYVQIEGAGNIKTEEKHISSIQDLLESESIDYKLDVDLSPKFVIGYVKEKSKHPDADKLSVCQVDVGNETLQIVCGAPNIDQDQKVVVAKVGAVMPSGMLIKDAELRGVPSSGMICSMKELELEGAPKEKGIMVLDDSYTVGTPFFEDER; this is encoded by the coding sequence ATGAATTTATTTTACAACAAACACGGCGTAGGGGACGTATTAATGGTTACAATTGAACCTACAAATGAAAACTTAGAATATACATTAAAAAAAGACATCACAATTATTAAGAGTGACGATAAAATCGTTGGATTTAACATTTTTAACGCTTCTAAGTACGTTCAAATAGAAGGTGCTGGCAATATCAAAACTGAAGAAAAACATATAAGTAGCATTCAAGATTTATTAGAAAGTGAAAGCATCGATTATAAATTAGATGTTGACTTGTCACCTAAATTTGTAATAGGGTATGTAAAAGAAAAATCAAAGCATCCTGATGCTGATAAATTATCAGTGTGCCAAGTTGATGTTGGTAATGAAACATTACAAATTGTTTGTGGTGCGCCAAACATAGATCAAGATCAAAAAGTAGTAGTCGCTAAAGTTGGCGCTGTAATGCCGAGCGGTATGCTTATTAAAGATGCGGAATTACGTGGTGTTCCATCAAGTGGCATGATTTGTTCAATGAAAGAACTTGAATTGGAAGGTGCCCCAAAAGAAAAAGGTATAATGGTATTAGATGATAGTTATACTGTAGGAACACCATTCTTTGAAGACGAAAGGTAG
- a CDS encoding DNA translocase FtsK — protein sequence MSWFDDIFGQSKDNQKNEKPNNQNSSVDYEAENEPGTDEVYKRPKGKFRFPIQMEYEASDEEVNNQMHENTDDYEREQSDQRFYVEKEPSYSTNRRRRRRNQNSGQQSFNQQESKSNKGYRSNNNYSSYEPQSKANKRSSYKYQEDTDFNERLNSLHQPKFKASEVPSAIFGMRKQKDVPNSGLRDHHTSQESTRPDSEQSHVQKSETNNTNQNDTKQSVQEVPNYSKTDNTINIENIYASQIVSEIRKEREKKLQKKKQFEQALKEKREKERQNSTTPEEHSQVENQDYLLKQRASFIKQDPDERSNADDTTSEALNDQQEDVMSLQPDVNDLTTYEFKEINLDFEEETPVNQNESNEYEDVETSEITSEINEAYEETATSDDQFDIEDIELEEQPDEVTSNIDLTFEEEPTTEESVDEVETFEDTNSVNDTQQEETNIEEAEHVYENEHEVFDSQEQELTFYNDESDESSYNVEDVEVVEEVDEELDPELEQEQEAETVIESISNDEEKQAEVIDVSPEQVNEEQEVTSTEPISQEEVKPSLEPVLKPSGSRTSSPFNVVMTPSDKRKNQLFKKASSPQLKVNQSSTLDQEKESEETNEENETQPTKRKGPLYVLPPVSILDDVVEQEDNTEWLEEKKEELNEAFYHFNVPAKVVNMIQGPTVTRFELSVEKGVKVSRITALQDDIKMALAAKDIRIEAPIPGTNLVGIEVPNQDPKKIPLGQMITSKAFQQAESKLTVAMGFKINNEPLLMDIAKTPHALIAGATGSGKSVCINAILTSLLYKNHPDELKLLLIDPKMVELAPYNDLPHLVAPVITDVKAATASLKWAVEEMERRYKRFAELHVRNITAFNKKANYEQRMAKIIIVIDELADLMMMSPQEVEQSIARIAQKARACGIHMILATQRPSVNVITGLIKANVPTRISFMVSSSIDSRTILDVGGAEKLLGNGDMLYLGNGMNKPIRVQGAFVSDDEIDETVSNVSSQMKPNYLFKEESLLKKVNEQPADALFDDVCEFMVNEGHISTSLIQRHFQIGYNRAARMIDNLEERGFISGPNGSKPRDVLITKDMIEENETNI from the coding sequence ATGAGTTGGTTTGATGATATATTCGGTCAATCTAAAGATAATCAAAAAAATGAAAAACCAAATAATCAAAATTCATCTGTAGATTATGAAGCTGAAAATGAGCCTGGTACTGATGAAGTCTATAAAAGACCGAAAGGTAAATTTAGGTTTCCGATACAAATGGAATATGAAGCATCTGATGAAGAAGTAAATAATCAAATGCATGAAAATACTGATGATTATGAACGTGAACAGTCAGATCAAAGATTTTATGTAGAAAAAGAACCTTCTTATTCTACAAATAGAAGAAGACGTAGAAGAAATCAAAATAGTGGTCAACAATCGTTTAATCAACAAGAGAGTAAAAGTAATAAAGGATATCGTTCAAATAATAATTATTCTTCTTATGAACCACAATCAAAAGCAAACAAACGTAGTAGTTATAAATACCAAGAAGATACTGACTTTAATGAAAGATTGAATTCATTACATCAACCTAAATTTAAAGCGTCAGAAGTACCTTCTGCAATTTTTGGTATGAGAAAACAAAAAGATGTTCCAAATAGTGGCTTAAGAGATCATCATACGTCACAGGAATCAACACGCCCTGATTCTGAGCAAAGTCATGTTCAAAAATCAGAAACTAACAATACAAATCAAAATGATACTAAGCAATCTGTACAAGAAGTTCCAAACTATTCTAAAACAGATAATACGATTAATATCGAAAATATTTATGCTTCTCAAATTGTATCTGAGATAAGAAAAGAACGTGAAAAGAAACTTCAAAAGAAAAAACAATTTGAACAAGCATTGAAAGAAAAACGTGAAAAAGAACGACAAAATTCAACAACGCCAGAAGAACATTCACAAGTTGAAAATCAAGATTACTTATTGAAACAACGAGCATCGTTTATTAAACAAGATCCTGATGAGCGTTCAAATGCTGATGATACGACTTCTGAGGCGTTGAATGATCAGCAAGAGGACGTAATGTCATTACAACCAGATGTAAATGATTTAACTACATATGAATTTAAAGAAATAAATTTAGATTTTGAGGAAGAAACGCCTGTAAATCAAAATGAAAGCAATGAATATGAAGATGTTGAAACAAGCGAAATAACTTCTGAAATAAATGAAGCGTATGAAGAAACAGCAACTTCGGATGATCAATTTGATATAGAAGATATAGAGCTCGAAGAACAACCAGATGAAGTAACATCTAATATTGACCTTACATTTGAAGAAGAACCAACAACTGAAGAATCGGTTGATGAAGTAGAAACTTTCGAAGATACAAATAGCGTGAATGATACACAACAAGAAGAAACAAATATTGAAGAAGCTGAACATGTCTATGAAAATGAACATGAAGTCTTTGATTCACAAGAACAAGAACTAACTTTTTATAATGATGAATCGGATGAATCATCATATAATGTAGAAGACGTTGAAGTAGTAGAAGAAGTGGATGAAGAGCTAGACCCAGAACTGGAACAAGAACAAGAGGCAGAAACAGTTATTGAAAGTATTTCAAATGATGAAGAGAAACAAGCAGAAGTGATTGACGTTTCTCCAGAACAAGTTAATGAAGAACAAGAAGTGACTTCAACTGAGCCAATTTCTCAAGAAGAAGTGAAACCATCACTTGAACCAGTACTTAAACCGAGTGGTAGTAGAACATCTTCTCCATTTAATGTTGTAATGACACCTTCAGATAAACGGAAAAATCAACTATTTAAAAAAGCTAGTAGTCCACAATTAAAAGTAAATCAATCCTCAACTCTAGATCAGGAGAAGGAATCTGAAGAGACTAATGAAGAAAATGAAACACAACCTACTAAACGAAAAGGGCCACTTTATGTGTTACCACCAGTATCTATACTAGATGATGTAGTAGAACAAGAAGATAATACAGAATGGTTAGAAGAGAAGAAAGAAGAACTAAATGAAGCATTTTATCATTTTAATGTTCCTGCGAAAGTTGTGAATATGATACAAGGACCAACAGTAACTAGATTTGAATTATCTGTTGAAAAAGGTGTGAAAGTGTCTCGTATAACGGCACTTCAAGATGATATAAAAATGGCATTGGCAGCTAAAGATATAAGAATTGAAGCACCTATACCAGGTACGAACTTAGTAGGAATTGAAGTACCAAATCAAGATCCTAAGAAAATTCCACTTGGTCAAATGATTACTTCGAAGGCATTTCAACAAGCTGAGAGTAAATTAACAGTTGCAATGGGCTTCAAAATTAATAACGAACCTTTATTAATGGATATTGCTAAAACGCCGCATGCGCTTATTGCCGGTGCAACAGGATCTGGTAAATCTGTGTGTATTAATGCGATTTTAACAAGCTTATTATATAAGAATCATCCAGATGAATTGAAATTGTTATTGATTGACCCTAAAATGGTAGAACTTGCGCCATATAATGATTTGCCACATTTAGTTGCACCAGTGATTACAGATGTAAAAGCAGCAACTGCGAGTTTAAAATGGGCAGTTGAAGAAATGGAAAGAAGATACAAAAGATTTGCAGAATTGCATGTAAGAAACATTACTGCATTTAATAAGAAAGCAAATTATGAGCAAAGAATGGCAAAAATCATTATAGTTATAGATGAACTTGCTGATTTAATGATGATGTCACCTCAAGAAGTAGAACAATCTATTGCTAGAATTGCTCAAAAAGCAAGAGCATGTGGTATTCATATGATTCTTGCAACACAAAGACCTTCAGTTAATGTTATAACTGGATTAATTAAGGCAAATGTACCAACTAGAATTTCATTTATGGTATCATCTTCAATAGACTCTAGAACGATTCTTGATGTTGGCGGAGCAGAAAAATTACTCGGCAACGGTGATATGTTGTATCTTGGTAATGGTATGAATAAACCAATCAGGGTTCAAGGTGCTTTTGTGTCAGATGATGAAATTGATGAAACAGTATCGAATGTAAGTAGTCAAATGAAACCAAACTATTTATTCAAGGAAGAATCTTTATTAAAAAAAGTAAATGAACAACCAGCAGACGCATTATTTGATGATGTTTGTGAATTTATGGTAAATGAAGGTCATATATCTACTTCATTGATACAACGACATTTCCAAATTGGCTATAATAGAGCAGCTCGAATGATAGATAATTTAGAAGAAAGAGGATTTATTTCAGGTCCGAATGGTTCTAAACCTAGAGATGTTTTAATTACTAAAGATATGATAGAAGAAAATGAAACTAACATATAA
- the murC gene encoding UDP-N-acetylmuramate--L-alanine ligase, whose protein sequence is MTLYHFVGIKGAGMSSLAQIMHDMGHSVQGSDIENTVFTEVALRNKGIKILPFDVENVQEGMTMIAGNAFPDTHPEIAKAYELGIEVKRYHIFLGEFMSQYTSVAVTGAHGKTSTTGLLSHVMNGDKKTSFLIGDGTGMGMPDSSYFAFEACEYRRHFLSYYPDYAIMTNIDFDHPDYFKDLQDVTNAFQEMANNVRKGIVAWGNDTELKKIQADVPIYFYGFENDNDIYAENIETSSKGTTFDVYFKEGKKHIGTFTTPMYGDHHVLNALAVIAVCHLEKLDIENIREALLTFGGVKRRFSESYHANQILIDDYAHHPREINATIESARKKYPENEVIAVFQPHTFSRTETFLNEFAESLNRADKVYLCDIFGSIREQQGELTIYDLKDLVENSDLINEETVSQLNKHTNGVILFMGAGDIQKIQKAYVSTLTV, encoded by the coding sequence ATGACATTATATCATTTTGTTGGAATTAAAGGTGCAGGGATGAGTTCATTAGCGCAAATCATGCATGATATGGGCCATAGCGTTCAAGGTTCTGATATTGAGAATACAGTTTTTACAGAAGTTGCATTGCGAAATAAAGGCATTAAAATATTGCCATTTGACGTTGAAAATGTACAAGAAGGAATGACAATGATAGCAGGAAATGCATTTCCTGATACACATCCAGAAATTGCGAAAGCCTATGAGTTAGGTATTGAAGTTAAACGTTATCATATATTCTTAGGTGAATTTATGTCTCAATATACTTCTGTAGCTGTAACAGGTGCACACGGTAAAACATCAACTACTGGTCTATTATCACACGTAATGAACGGTGATAAAAAGACGTCATTCTTAATTGGTGACGGTACAGGTATGGGTATGCCAGATAGTAGTTATTTTGCTTTTGAAGCATGTGAATATAGAAGGCATTTCTTAAGTTATTATCCTGATTACGCAATTATGACGAATATTGACTTTGATCATCCTGATTACTTTAAAGATTTACAAGATGTTACAAACGCATTCCAAGAAATGGCGAATAATGTCCGAAAAGGAATTGTCGCTTGGGGTAATGATACAGAACTTAAAAAAATACAAGCAGATGTTCCAATCTATTTCTATGGTTTTGAGAACGACAATGATATATATGCTGAAAACATAGAAACATCATCAAAAGGAACAACATTTGATGTTTACTTTAAAGAAGGCAAAAAACATATTGGTACATTTACGACGCCTATGTACGGTGATCACCATGTACTTAATGCATTAGCTGTTATTGCTGTTTGTCACTTAGAGAAATTAGATATTGAAAATATAAGAGAAGCACTTTTAACTTTCGGTGGCGTTAAACGTAGATTTAGTGAAAGTTATCATGCTAATCAAATCCTAATTGATGATTATGCACATCATCCTAGAGAGATCAATGCTACAATTGAATCAGCAAGAAAAAAATATCCTGAAAATGAAGTTATTGCTGTATTCCAGCCACATACATTTTCTAGAACTGAAACGTTCTTAAATGAATTTGCAGAAAGTTTAAATCGTGCAGATAAAGTATACTTATGTGACATTTTCGGATCTATTAGAGAACAACAAGGTGAATTAACGATTTATGATTTGAAAGACCTTGTAGAGAATTCAGATTTAATTAATGAAGAAACAGTTTCTCAACTCAATAAACATACTAATGGTGTTATACTATTTATGGGTGCTGGAGACATTCAAAAGATACAAAAAGCTTATGTTTCTACACTAACAGTTTAA
- a CDS encoding DUF948 domain-containing protein codes for MDWLLPLAGIIAAVAFLVICVVLALFLMQLLKTVKGINETLDGIQGQIQGITRESTDLLHKANRLTEDIQDKSLRLNSVVDAVKGVGDSVQTLNTSVDRVTNSITHNISQNEDKISQVVQWSNVAMEVADKWQLRRDRRSHVSFKNNATTSKDFEAKVPKDYNEKSTTGDNLDEDKINAGLNK; via the coding sequence ATGGATTGGTTATTACCATTAGCAGGTATTATTGCTGCTGTTGCATTTCTTGTAATCTGTGTTGTTTTAGCACTATTCTTAATGCAACTATTAAAGACAGTTAAAGGGATCAATGAAACATTAGATGGCATTCAAGGCCAAATTCAAGGTATTACGCGTGAATCTACAGATTTACTGCACAAAGCAAACCGCTTAACTGAAGATATTCAAGATAAATCTTTACGATTAAATTCAGTTGTAGATGCAGTTAAAGGTGTTGGAGATTCAGTTCAAACATTGAATACTTCAGTAGATAGAGTTACAAATTCTATCACACACAATATCTCTCAAAATGAAGATAAGATTTCACAAGTGGTACAATGGTCTAACGTTGCAATGGAAGTTGCAGATAAATGGCAATTAAGAAGAGATCGTAGAAGTCACGTATCATTTAAAAATAATGCTACTACTTCTAAAGATTTTGAAGCAAAAGTACCAAAAGATTATAATGAAAAATCAACAACAGGTGACAACCTGGATGAAGATAAAATTAATGCAGGATTAAACAAATAA
- a CDS encoding YtxH domain-containing protein has translation MENKYNRDLYTHGLETYEAEYEKNTNGRDFVFGVVLGTVVGGLVGLLLAPKPGKELQGDLSEKSNKILDDVKTKTDELKVQAQSKAEEIRTQAEDKKVEVKTKVEEKKQQASAKTEEVKAKAEEKKTETKKKAEEVKSKQAEKKANKGVVTADDVDNEELKAQKGAIKSEVKDEDLKGPKTVVEKKSFDK, from the coding sequence ATGGAAAACAAATACAATAGAGATTTATATACACATGGTTTAGAAACATATGAAGCAGAATATGAGAAAAACACAAACGGCAGAGACTTCGTATTTGGTGTTGTCTTAGGTACAGTAGTAGGTGGATTAGTAGGATTATTACTTGCACCTAAACCAGGTAAAGAATTACAAGGTGACTTAAGTGAAAAATCTAATAAAATTTTAGATGATGTGAAAACAAAAACTGATGAATTAAAAGTACAAGCACAATCTAAAGCAGAAGAAATTCGCACTCAAGCTGAAGATAAAAAAGTAGAAGTTAAAACAAAAGTAGAAGAGAAAAAACAACAAGCTTCTGCAAAAACTGAAGAAGTTAAAGCTAAAGCAGAAGAAAAGAAAACTGAAACAAAGAAAAAAGCTGAAGAAGTTAAATCTAAACAAGCTGAGAAAAAAGCTAACAAAGGTGTAGTAACAGCTGATGACGTTGATAACGAAGAATTAAAAGCACAAAAAGGTGCAATTAAATCTGAAGTTAAAGATGAAGACTTAAAAGGTCCAAAAACAGTAGTAGAAAAGAAATCATTTGATAAGTAA
- a CDS encoding bifunctional 3-deoxy-7-phosphoheptulonate synthase/chorismate mutase — translation MSKELESLRERIEVINDEILALLSERGHLAKKIGEEKRKQGTQVYDPQREKEMLNHLIDKNEGPYNDNTIKQLFKEIFKASTDLQKSENEKHLYVSRKLKPEDTIVQFDNGAIIGDGNKSFVFGPCSVESQEQVDIVAKDLADRGEKFIRGGAFKPRTSPYDFQGLGEEGLQILKNSKDKYGLNVVSEIVNPAHFEMADQYLDVFQIGARNMQNFELLKEAGKTNKPILLKRGLSATIEEFIYAAEYIHSQGNSNIILCERGIRTYEKATRNTLDISAVPILKQGTHLPVMVDVTHSTGRKDIMLPCAKAALAVGADGVMAEVHPDPSVALSDAGQQMDLNEFDAFYKEITQSAKLYNK, via the coding sequence ATGTCAAAAGAATTAGAAAGCTTAAGAGAAAGAATAGAAGTTATAAATGACGAAATATTGGCTTTATTGTCAGAACGTGGTCATTTAGCTAAAAAGATCGGTGAAGAAAAAAGAAAACAAGGTACTCAAGTATATGATCCACAACGTGAAAAAGAAATGTTGAATCATTTAATTGATAAAAATGAAGGACCTTATAACGATAATACAATTAAACAATTGTTTAAAGAAATATTCAAAGCTTCAACAGATTTACAAAAATCTGAGAACGAAAAACATTTATATGTATCACGTAAATTAAAACCAGAAGATACAATCGTACAATTCGATAACGGTGCAATTATTGGCGATGGTAATAAATCATTCGTATTTGGTCCATGTTCTGTTGAATCACAAGAACAAGTTGATATTGTAGCTAAAGATTTAGCTGATAGAGGAGAGAAATTTATAAGAGGTGGCGCATTCAAACCACGTACATCTCCATATGATTTCCAAGGATTAGGTGAAGAAGGATTACAAATTCTTAAAAACTCTAAAGATAAATACGGTTTAAATGTTGTAAGTGAAATCGTTAATCCTGCTCATTTCGAAATGGCAGATCAATATTTAGATGTATTCCAAATCGGTGCAAGAAACATGCAAAACTTTGAATTATTAAAAGAAGCAGGTAAAACAAATAAACCTATTTTATTAAAACGTGGTTTATCAGCAACGATTGAAGAATTTATTTACGCTGCAGAATACATTCACTCACAAGGTAATAGTAATATTATTTTATGTGAACGTGGTATTAGAACATACGAAAAAGCAACAAGAAATACATTAGATATTTCAGCTGTTCCAATCTTAAAACAAGGTACACATTTACCAGTAATGGTTGATGTTACGCATAGTACTGGTCGTAAAGACATTATGTTACCATGTGCTAAAGCAGCACTTGCAGTTGGTGCAGATGGCGTAATGGCAGAAGTACACCCTGATCCATCAGTAGCATTAAGTGATGCAGGACAACAAATGGATTTAAATGAATTTGACGCTTTCTACAAAGAAATCACTCAATCTGCTAAATTATACAATAAATAA
- the ccpA gene encoding catabolite control protein A encodes MTVTIYDVAREAKVSMATVSRVVNGNQNVKPSTRDKVNEVIKRLNYRPNAVARGLASKKTTTVGVIIPDISNVYYSELARGLEDIATMYKYHTIISNSDNDSEKEQEIFNNLLSKQVDGIIFLGGTLTDETVELIDKSSVPVVVSGTNDKDSKLASVNINYTEASKEIAENLIKKGAKKFAFVGGGYSEKAQDDAIKGLEIALNEANLSIDDNAKFVGNETYKDGSRAYDAISKSQPDAILCISDEQAIGIVHAAQDVGIKIPEELQVVSFNNTRLVHMVRPQLSSVTQPLYDIGAVGMRLLTKYMNDEQIDEPNVILPYRLEYRGTTK; translated from the coding sequence ATGACTGTAACTATATATGATGTTGCAAGAGAGGCTAAAGTATCTATGGCAACTGTGTCACGTGTTGTTAACGGTAATCAGAACGTAAAACCGTCAACTCGTGATAAAGTAAATGAAGTAATTAAGAGATTGAATTATAGACCTAATGCGGTCGCAAGAGGATTAGCAAGTAAGAAGACGACAACTGTCGGAGTAATTATTCCGGATATATCAAATGTTTATTATTCTGAATTGGCACGTGGTTTAGAAGACATTGCGACAATGTACAAATACCATACAATTATTTCTAATTCTGATAACGATAGTGAAAAAGAACAAGAAATTTTTAATAATTTATTAAGTAAACAAGTTGATGGTATCATTTTCTTAGGTGGTACTTTGACTGATGAAACAGTTGAATTAATTGATAAATCATCTGTACCGGTTGTTGTTTCAGGTACAAATGACAAAGATTCAAAATTAGCATCAGTAAACATTAATTATACAGAAGCAAGTAAAGAAATTGCTGAAAACTTAATTAAAAAAGGTGCTAAGAAATTTGCATTTGTCGGTGGTGGCTATTCAGAGAAAGCACAAGACGATGCAATTAAAGGATTAGAAATTGCGCTAAATGAAGCAAATCTTTCTATAGATGATAATGCTAAATTTGTTGGAAACGAAACGTATAAAGATGGTAGTCGTGCATACGATGCAATTTCTAAATCACAACCGGACGCTATTTTATGTATTAGTGATGAACAAGCGATTGGTATTGTACACGCAGCACAAGATGTAGGCATTAAAATTCCAGAAGAGTTACAAGTCGTAAGTTTTAATAATACAAGATTAGTTCATATGGTTAGACCACAATTATCAAGTGTAACGCAACCACTTTATGATATTGGGGCAGTTGGTATGAGATTACTAACGAAATATATGAATGATGAACAAATAGATGAACCAAATGTTATCCTCCCATATCGTTTAGAATATAGAGGAACAACGAAATAA